Proteins encoded together in one Chryseobacterium wanjuense window:
- a CDS encoding helix-turn-helix domain-containing protein produces the protein MNKTEKNILSFKESIEFMDVSKSFLYKLTSEGRINFFKPNNGKIYFRKEDLENWMMQNEMKSVESLEKHLLTKNFKSNGKTN, from the coding sequence ATGAATAAAACTGAAAAAAACATTTTGAGTTTCAAAGAATCCATTGAATTTATGGATGTCAGCAAGTCTTTCTTGTATAAATTGACATCAGAAGGCAGAATCAACTTCTTCAAACCTAATAATGGTAAAATCTACTTTAGAAAAGAAGATTTGGAGAACTGGATGATGCAGAATGAGATGAAATCTGTTGAAAGTTTAGAAAAGCATTTATTAACCAAAAATTTTAAATCTAATGGAAAGACAAACTAA
- a CDS encoding site-specific integrase, translating into MNNHATIKVVMGSKPLSDGQYLVYLRITKNRRKKEISIGLKGFKEHFDSEQFIKPHPNFKIENSFIIKQKYEALSIIRNFQLNDEDFTLESFERKFRGMPETNDNFFDFTEEIITEMEQSDRLGNARAYREAKESLLKFINDNHSGKTTLKFKELTPELLEKYEVYMRSKGNENGGMAFKMRQIRAIFNKAINRKIISQDIYPFKYYKVSKLKAKPNKRALTVEDFKKLKDVNLLQFPHLMEAYNYFMFSFYTRGMNFVDMMYLKKSDIVNDRLYYTRAKTKGRFNIEIVDKAQEIIDFYKDKTKNTSYVFPILLSDDMTPKQIEYRKHKVLSRYNRKLGEIAKIAGVESHVTSYVARHSFATILKKKGTSTDLISELMGHSNVQITMTYLKEFDDEELDNANRRLLDL; encoded by the coding sequence ATGAATAACCATGCAACAATAAAAGTTGTTATGGGTAGTAAACCTTTGTCTGATGGTCAGTATCTGGTTTACTTGCGTATAACAAAAAATAGAAGAAAAAAAGAAATCTCAATTGGTTTAAAAGGTTTTAAAGAACATTTTGATAGTGAGCAGTTTATAAAGCCTCATCCAAACTTTAAAATTGAAAATAGTTTTATTATAAAACAAAAATATGAAGCATTAAGTATAATCAGAAATTTTCAGCTCAACGATGAAGATTTCACCCTAGAATCTTTTGAAAGAAAATTCAGGGGAATGCCAGAAACCAATGACAATTTTTTTGACTTTACAGAAGAAATTATTACAGAAATGGAACAGTCAGACAGATTAGGAAATGCAAGAGCCTATAGGGAAGCAAAAGAATCTCTGTTAAAATTTATAAATGATAACCATTCAGGCAAAACAACACTGAAATTCAAAGAACTGACCCCAGAGTTACTTGAAAAATATGAAGTATATATGCGTTCAAAAGGAAATGAAAATGGAGGAATGGCTTTCAAGATGAGGCAAATTAGAGCAATATTTAATAAAGCTATTAATAGAAAAATCATATCACAGGATATTTATCCCTTTAAATACTACAAGGTTTCCAAGCTCAAAGCAAAACCCAACAAAAGAGCATTGACAGTAGAAGATTTTAAAAAGTTGAAAGATGTTAATTTGTTGCAGTTTCCCCATCTTATGGAAGCATACAATTACTTTATGTTTTCATTTTACACAAGAGGGATGAACTTTGTGGATATGATGTACCTTAAAAAATCAGATATAGTTAATGACAGATTATATTATACCAGAGCCAAAACCAAAGGCAGATTTAATATAGAAATTGTTGATAAGGCGCAGGAAATAATTGATTTTTACAAAGATAAAACAAAGAATACTTCTTATGTATTCCCAATACTGTTAAGTGATGATATGACACCAAAACAGATTGAATACAGAAAACATAAAGTTTTAAGTCGTTATAATAGAAAATTAGGAGAGATAGCTAAAATTGCAGGTGTTGAATCTCATGTAACCTCTTATGTAGCTAGACACAGCTTTGCAACCATCCTTAAAAAGAAAGGAACAAGTACAGATTTGATTTCTGAACTGATGGGGCATTCTAATGTACAAATAACTATGACCTATCTGAAAGAATTTGATGATGAAGAACTGGATAACGCCAACAGAAGATTATTAGATTTATAA
- a CDS encoding DUF3987 domain-containing protein has protein sequence MERQTKTPLIPNKVYKNLPLILRDVTRDFSGREKDMLLTSSLGVLSSLLPHICGYYDSDIVYPNLHTFITVPIASGKGVIMKARSLVDITNEAIISVSTSDYEFEMKRNNKVVTPCFDLKILPVNINSKDFYSFMARTDGGLLIIESEADIIKFMMDNFSHILKKSFHHEPISFKEEDFYMNIEKPKLSLVLSSTQEQYKSIMNSAGNDLASMFLTYSFDEVTKFKDVFANKDKNKRGVFEYYSEMLKDKYSFSRYGDKLEFELTERQKRIFHQHFQDKQTYILNKESLNFTSNNNRLALIFFKLCMIISALRFVEERIEPNKLVCTDADFDNCLKLIDIYFQHSLYNFKSLNLKK, from the coding sequence ATGGAAAGACAAACTAAAACACCATTAATTCCTAACAAAGTTTATAAGAATTTACCACTTATCCTTAGAGATGTTACTAGAGATTTTTCAGGCAGGGAGAAGGATATGCTTCTTACATCATCTTTAGGAGTGTTAAGCAGTTTATTACCTCATATCTGTGGATATTATGACTCTGATATAGTTTATCCTAATTTACACACTTTTATAACTGTACCTATTGCATCAGGTAAAGGAGTTATAATGAAAGCTAGAAGTTTGGTAGATATTACTAATGAAGCTATCATCTCTGTATCTACCTCAGATTATGAATTTGAAATGAAACGTAATAATAAAGTGGTCACACCATGTTTTGATTTAAAGATTTTGCCTGTAAATATTAATAGCAAAGATTTTTACAGCTTTATGGCCAGAACTGATGGAGGATTGTTGATTATAGAGTCAGAAGCAGATATCATTAAATTTATGATGGATAATTTCTCACATATTCTGAAGAAAAGTTTTCACCATGAACCAATATCATTTAAGGAAGAAGATTTTTATATGAATATTGAAAAACCTAAACTTTCACTTGTATTAAGTAGTACTCAGGAACAGTATAAATCTATAATGAATTCTGCTGGAAATGATTTAGCATCAATGTTTCTTACTTATTCTTTTGATGAGGTTACTAAGTTTAAAGATGTTTTTGCCAATAAAGATAAAAATAAAAGAGGTGTATTTGAGTATTATTCAGAAATGTTAAAAGACAAGTATTCTTTTTCTAGATATGGAGACAAATTGGAATTTGAGTTGACAGAGCGTCAAAAAAGAATTTTTCATCAGCATTTTCAAGATAAGCAAACTTATATACTGAATAAAGAATCTTTAAACTTTACTTCTAATAACAATAGATTAGCCTTAATTTTTTTTAAATTATGTATGATAATTTCTGCTTTAAGGTTTGTAGAAGAAAGAATAGAGCCTAATAAATTAGTTTGTACAGATGCTGATTTTGACAACTGCTTAAAATTAATAGATATTTATTTTCAACATTCTCTTTATAATTTCAAAAGTTTGAATTTAAAAAAATAA
- the mce gene encoding methylmalonyl-CoA epimerase, with product MKLEHIGIAVKSLGVSDELFAKLLGKESYKKESVEREGVVTSFYAAGESKIELLEASREESPISKFIEKKGEGIHHLAFGVENIIEEIERLKKEGFQFISEEPKEGADNKLVVFLHPKSTNGVLVELCQEKP from the coding sequence ATGAAATTAGAACATATCGGCATTGCCGTGAAATCTTTGGGTGTTTCGGATGAGCTTTTTGCGAAACTTTTAGGAAAAGAATCTTATAAAAAAGAAAGTGTAGAAAGGGAAGGGGTAGTCACTTCATTTTATGCGGCGGGAGAAAGCAAAATAGAGCTTCTGGAAGCCAGTAGGGAAGAAAGCCCGATCTCAAAATTTATTGAAAAAAAGGGTGAAGGCATCCATCATTTGGCTTTTGGCGTTGAAAATATTATTGAAGAAATAGAAAGATTAAAAAAAGAAGGATTTCAGTTTATCTCAGAAGAACCGAAAGAAGGTGCTGATAATAAATTGGTTGTATTCCTACATCCTAAATCTACAAACGGTGTTCTGGTAGAACTTTGCCAAGAAAAGCCTTGA
- a CDS encoding AAA family ATPase, with protein MQLKQSQRQQVKLRLGLSGASGFGKTKSALLLAYGMTQDWSKIAVIDTENSSASLYSDLGSYNVLDLQAPYSPERYIQAIELCEKSGIEVIIIDSASHEWNGSGGCLEIHEKLGGRFQDWANVTPRHQAFINKILQSSCHIITTTRRKMDYSLDIGSNGKTKVVKHGTKEITRDGFEYELTINFELVNDNHLAKASKDRTGLFMNKPEFLITSQTGKMILDWCNTGEITKLQVTSSTSEQSYLGSNEINNLINKIESCNTIAELLALYKQYPDYQEKLKSEYEVKKSFLIKLSNPQNFSTNGVHR; from the coding sequence ATGCAATTAAAACAATCACAAAGACAACAAGTAAAGCTCAGATTAGGATTATCAGGAGCATCAGGATTTGGAAAGACCAAATCAGCATTATTATTAGCCTATGGAATGACACAGGACTGGAGTAAAATAGCAGTCATAGATACAGAAAACTCCTCAGCTTCCCTGTATTCTGACCTGGGCAGTTATAATGTTCTGGACTTACAGGCACCCTACAGTCCTGAAAGGTACATACAAGCCATTGAATTGTGTGAAAAGTCAGGAATAGAAGTTATTATTATAGATTCAGCCAGTCACGAATGGAATGGCTCTGGTGGATGTCTGGAAATTCATGAAAAATTGGGTGGCAGATTTCAGGATTGGGCTAATGTCACACCCAGACATCAGGCATTCATTAATAAAATTCTGCAATCAAGTTGTCACATCATTACCACTACTAGAAGAAAGATGGATTATTCTTTAGATATTGGTAGCAATGGTAAGACTAAAGTAGTAAAGCATGGAACTAAAGAAATTACCAGAGATGGCTTTGAGTATGAACTAACTATCAATTTTGAGTTAGTGAATGATAATCATTTGGCTAAAGCAAGTAAAGACAGAACTGGACTATTTATGAACAAACCTGAGTTTCTGATAACTTCTCAAACTGGTAAGATGATTCTTGACTGGTGTAATACAGGAGAAATTACTAAACTCCAGGTAACCTCTTCAACCTCTGAACAAAGTTACCTGGGCTCTAATGAGATTAATAATCTGATTAATAAGATAGAAAGCTGTAATACAATAGCAGAATTATTGGCACTCTACAAGCAATACCCAGACTATCAGGAAAAGCTAAAATCAGAATATGAAGTCAAGAAATCATTTTTAATCAAATTGTCTAACCCTCAAAACTTTTCAACTAATGGAGTACACAGATAA